The following proteins are encoded in a genomic region of Cyclonatronum proteinivorum:
- a CDS encoding ATP-binding protein, producing MKPSLITGFLVLTIGILGTFPIAPIGFAQTNDENQVNPHEDQTADTVLAEAEAAFLSANLQLALSLNTQAEALFRSAKNTAGIERTQLLLARINIRQGRIAEARDILTELIETAPQSIYRAKFHNALAGSYNPGTESEIALGQLYLALDFVYRLPASDYYALTVGIYQNIAIYLSDMGRPAESLQYFAQAVSRAENTDNPRLLSSLYNNLGIAYIRNEQFDSAAFYLEKALELAEVLEAPLERFRALVNLGNLYTNEGSLEKALAFYDAAQEAYDLVSPGNPSVMIIHNQGRTLTLLGRYEEAEALLNESLAISEEQRIPEGIYHNVIELGKLYARQGMNNRALPYFQRALDTAKLLNNIEFKVSSLRELHQVYAASGRFNAAYENLLHFHTLSDSLAQARYTQELALAENFLELSRQREINEILQKQQLQKEAQLRLQSILIFVSVLALVFLVLLLVQMKRNAAAKQLILEELEVQKQKLEQTSRDKDKLFAIVSHDLRNALVSMEGILTLLKEDSISAEEFKALIPDVETAVQENSIMMSDLLTWAKEQLTGVRMEAKPVKTTHLIQEVLHLFMLIAAKKKIDLASEVGEVPDVLADPNALTFVIRNIVSNALKFTAKQGKVWITADEDPEHVTITIHDNGIGMSAEMQQRLFSEENFSRMGTANEKGTGFGLKLSNDFVKRMGGSLSFVSTEGEGSHFSVTLPKS from the coding sequence TTGAAGCCATCGCTCATCACCGGATTTCTCGTTCTTACTATCGGAATATTGGGTACTTTTCCGATTGCACCCATTGGTTTTGCCCAAACCAACGATGAAAACCAGGTTAATCCGCATGAGGATCAAACTGCGGATACCGTACTCGCAGAAGCTGAAGCTGCTTTTTTGAGCGCGAACCTGCAGCTTGCACTTTCATTAAATACGCAAGCGGAAGCCCTGTTTCGCTCAGCAAAAAATACAGCGGGTATTGAGCGCACACAGCTACTTCTCGCCCGCATCAACATAAGGCAAGGCAGGATAGCCGAAGCACGGGATATTCTTACTGAACTTATAGAAACAGCTCCGCAGAGCATTTACCGGGCTAAATTCCACAATGCGCTGGCCGGCAGCTACAACCCGGGAACAGAAAGTGAGATTGCACTCGGGCAGCTGTACCTTGCGCTTGACTTCGTGTACCGCCTGCCCGCTTCTGATTACTATGCACTAACTGTCGGCATCTATCAGAACATTGCGATTTACCTGAGTGATATGGGCAGGCCCGCCGAGTCCCTTCAATACTTTGCTCAAGCCGTTAGCAGGGCCGAGAATACAGACAATCCCCGACTTCTTTCATCACTCTACAACAACCTGGGCATTGCTTATATCAGAAACGAGCAGTTCGACAGCGCCGCGTTTTATTTGGAGAAAGCCCTAGAACTGGCTGAGGTGCTCGAGGCCCCGCTTGAACGGTTTCGTGCGCTTGTTAACCTGGGAAACCTCTACACCAATGAGGGCTCTCTTGAAAAAGCTCTTGCGTTCTATGATGCAGCACAGGAAGCCTACGATCTGGTTAGTCCGGGCAATCCGTCTGTAATGATCATTCACAATCAGGGCCGAACACTTACATTGCTCGGTAGATATGAGGAAGCAGAAGCACTTCTTAACGAATCACTTGCAATCAGTGAAGAACAGCGCATTCCCGAAGGCATTTACCACAATGTGATTGAGCTGGGTAAACTGTATGCAAGGCAGGGCATGAATAACCGGGCACTGCCCTACTTCCAGCGCGCGCTCGATACCGCTAAACTTCTAAACAATATTGAATTTAAGGTTTCCAGTTTAAGAGAGCTTCACCAGGTATATGCAGCAAGCGGGCGCTTCAATGCCGCCTACGAAAACCTGCTGCACTTTCATACCCTGTCTGACAGCCTTGCACAGGCAAGATATACGCAAGAGCTGGCGCTGGCAGAAAATTTTCTGGAGCTGAGCCGTCAGCGGGAAATCAATGAAATCCTTCAGAAACAGCAGTTACAGAAAGAAGCGCAGCTTCGCCTGCAATCCATCCTGATATTCGTGAGCGTACTTGCCCTTGTTTTCCTGGTCCTGTTGCTGGTGCAAATGAAGCGCAATGCAGCCGCTAAACAACTGATTCTGGAAGAACTTGAAGTCCAAAAACAAAAACTGGAGCAAACAAGCCGCGACAAGGATAAGCTTTTCGCCATCGTATCCCACGACCTGCGCAATGCCCTGGTTTCCATGGAAGGCATTCTCACACTTCTTAAGGAGGATTCCATTTCTGCAGAAGAGTTCAAAGCCCTGATTCCGGATGTTGAAACTGCCGTTCAGGAGAACAGCATCATGATGTCAGACCTGCTCACCTGGGCCAAAGAGCAGCTCACCGGCGTGCGAATGGAAGCGAAACCCGTAAAAACTACACACCTGATTCAGGAAGTGCTGCACCTCTTTATGCTCATAGCGGCTAAGAAAAAGATAGATCTTGCAAGTGAGGTTGGGGAGGTTCCCGATGTACTGGCCGATCCCAACGCGCTCACCTTTGTCATTCGGAACATCGTTTCCAATGCGCTCAAATTCACAGCTAAACAAGGGAAAGTATGGATTACAGCAGATGAAGATCCGGAGCACGTTACCATTACGATACATGATAATGGCATCGGGATGTCGGCTGAGATGCAGCAGCGTCTTTTTTCGGAAGAAAACTTTAGCCGGATGGGCACAGCAAACGAGAAAGGCACAGGTTTCGGCCTCAAACTCAGCAACGATTTTGTGAAGCGGATGGGCGGCTCACTCAGCTTCGTGAGCACCGAGGGAGAAGGCTCACACTTTTCGGTTACGTTGCCCAAATCCTGA
- a CDS encoding CoA-binding protein — MESSKMPQNVQAFLAGKRIAVAGVSRKGDTAASHILRKLLKSGYEAIPVNPHAQELEGQPCYPSLEAIPGGVHAVMIATNPDVSLSVVEECAVLGIRHVWFHRSFGDGSISVEALGACEAFGIDAIIGGCPLMFLEPVDIVHKCIRWFGQRNGNVPA, encoded by the coding sequence ATGGAATCTTCAAAAATGCCACAAAATGTACAGGCTTTTCTGGCCGGCAAACGCATAGCCGTAGCCGGCGTATCCCGAAAAGGGGACACTGCCGCGAGCCACATCCTCCGAAAATTACTAAAGTCAGGCTACGAGGCCATCCCCGTAAATCCGCATGCGCAGGAGCTTGAGGGGCAGCCCTGCTATCCAAGCCTTGAGGCCATTCCCGGGGGCGTCCATGCGGTGATGATCGCCACCAATCCCGATGTCTCGCTCTCGGTAGTGGAAGAATGCGCGGTGCTCGGCATCAGGCACGTTTGGTTTCACCGCTCGTTCGGGGACGGCAGCATCTCGGTCGAAGCCCTTGGTGCCTGCGAAGCCTTCGGCATTGATGCCATTATCGGGGGCTGTCCGCTGATGTTCCTCGAGCCGGTCGATATCGTGCATAAGTGCATACGCTGGTTTGGACAGCGCAACGGCAATGTGCCGGCTTAG
- the hutH gene encoding histidine ammonia-lyase, translated as MTDIFLHQVRLPHLYDDLRHRLVQLSSDTDALQRSRAIVQAALQDGRAYYGINTGFGGLASRRISDSDLMQLQQNLLLSHAVGVGEPVPKDITRLMLQLKLHTLGQGYSGVSRETFALLLRFAELDLIPVVPSKGSLGASGDLAPLAHMSLPLISYGHFWDEAGEKQLPAGAVLQQHGLIPVQLQAKDGLSLINGTQLMQAYGAWVLEKSIRLLKTADLLATTSLEALQGSIAPFDDRIQQIRRHPGQAVVAGNVRLLLQQSEILESHRNCGKVQDPYSLRCVPQVHGASRGALAHCMQVMETELNSVNDNPLVFENGDIISGGNFHGQPVALAMDYAAIALAEIGNISERRTYLLLEGHDGLPTLLMQHTGINSGFMIPQYTSASLVSENKVLCHPASVDSIPSSLGQEDHVSMGSISATKLLRVFENVEHILSIELLTGIQALDFRKPLRPGRGVEIFHDFVRDHIPHAEQDTYFKEYMEKSLGLIRDGAYLDLIGQELGELG; from the coding sequence TTGACTGATATCTTCCTACATCAGGTTCGTCTGCCGCACTTGTACGACGACCTCCGGCACCGGCTCGTACAGCTTTCATCCGACACGGACGCACTGCAGCGGTCCCGCGCCATCGTCCAAGCGGCCCTTCAGGACGGGCGCGCCTACTACGGTATCAACACCGGCTTCGGCGGACTCGCGAGCCGGCGCATCTCTGACAGCGACCTCATGCAGCTTCAGCAGAATCTGCTGCTGAGCCATGCAGTTGGTGTGGGCGAGCCTGTACCCAAAGACATCACCCGGCTGATGCTGCAGCTCAAGCTACATACCCTGGGTCAGGGCTATTCGGGTGTTTCGCGGGAAACCTTCGCCCTGCTCCTTCGCTTCGCCGAACTCGACCTGATTCCCGTTGTGCCCTCGAAAGGAAGCCTTGGCGCATCCGGTGACCTTGCCCCGCTCGCGCACATGTCGCTGCCGCTCATCAGCTATGGTCATTTTTGGGATGAGGCGGGTGAAAAACAGCTTCCGGCTGGAGCAGTGCTACAGCAGCACGGCCTCATACCGGTGCAGCTTCAGGCTAAGGACGGCCTCTCGCTCATCAACGGCACGCAGCTGATGCAGGCCTACGGCGCCTGGGTGCTGGAAAAATCCATCCGGCTGCTCAAAACTGCCGACCTGCTCGCGACCACAAGCCTCGAAGCCCTGCAGGGCAGCATCGCCCCTTTCGATGACCGCATTCAGCAGATTCGCCGGCATCCGGGTCAGGCGGTTGTCGCTGGGAATGTGAGGCTGCTGTTACAGCAAAGCGAAATTCTGGAGTCGCACCGCAACTGCGGCAAAGTGCAGGATCCCTACAGCCTGCGCTGTGTGCCGCAGGTACACGGGGCAAGCCGCGGCGCCTTAGCGCACTGCATGCAGGTGATGGAAACCGAGCTCAACAGCGTGAACGACAACCCTCTCGTTTTCGAAAACGGCGATATCATCAGCGGCGGCAATTTCCACGGTCAGCCGGTCGCCCTTGCGATGGATTATGCCGCGATTGCCCTTGCCGAGATCGGCAACATTTCCGAGCGGCGCACCTACCTCCTGCTCGAAGGTCACGACGGCCTGCCGACCCTGCTCATGCAGCATACCGGCATTAACTCCGGGTTTATGATTCCGCAGTACACCTCGGCCTCGCTGGTTTCAGAAAACAAGGTGCTGTGCCATCCCGCCTCAGTGGACTCCATCCCGTCGAGTTTGGGTCAGGAGGATCACGTGAGCATGGGCAGCATCAGCGCGACCAAGCTGCTGCGCGTGTTCGAAAATGTGGAGCACATTCTGTCAATTGAGCTGCTTACAGGCATTCAGGCGCTGGATTTCCGGAAGCCGCTGCGTCCGGGCCGCGGGGTCGAAATTTTCCACGACTTCGTGCGTGACCACATCCCGCACGCCGAGCAGGATACCTATTTTAAAGAGTACATGGAAAAGAGTCTCGGACTCATTCGCGATGGTGCTTATCTGGATTTGATCGGGCAGGAATTGGGGGAATTGGGGTGA
- a CDS encoding metallophosphoesterase — MADLHSAMDKMARIIPLVRSLAAQEEAVIVLINGDVFERNPVSFNTGGAAEREFLRQLSAVAPVFLNAGNHEGAVSADMRDVAQQMEADGVQFISNMRKISDGTPLAPTVLHREINGVRFSVAGIATDDMSTYPGVHRERWTVPEAFAYAAEELPALWRNDRLNILMDHDGVLSDRTVFPTLPEPAVLLGGHDHLRFVVREDQRIALHTGSYGEIIDLVRFSFKGNIARYELESITIDDSLPADPAFLALAQELEEIHLPENLREVVASNTVIQTQTQLMQQMASWLRESSGTDAAALNNTTFGAALPLGDVRLFDIQRSIRFDDNMWIATLSGTDLITLKNKANQFDFDNWERSTGEYVAGSFPDTIQLDQTYTLAVNGWVAIGTPFNQMRFLGSEGHAFERADPPVMTRETLISRLNQG, encoded by the coding sequence ATGGCTGACCTTCACAGTGCTATGGATAAGATGGCACGCATTATCCCGCTTGTGAGGTCCCTTGCCGCGCAGGAGGAAGCGGTCATTGTGCTGATTAACGGGGATGTGTTTGAGCGGAATCCGGTCTCGTTTAATACCGGTGGCGCCGCAGAACGGGAGTTTCTCCGGCAACTGAGCGCCGTAGCACCGGTTTTTCTCAACGCAGGCAACCATGAAGGCGCAGTTTCCGCGGATATGCGGGATGTCGCTCAGCAAATGGAAGCGGACGGTGTTCAGTTTATCAGCAATATGCGGAAGATCTCAGATGGTACACCGCTGGCCCCTACCGTGCTTCACCGTGAAATAAACGGGGTTCGGTTCTCGGTTGCGGGCATCGCGACCGACGATATGTCCACCTACCCCGGCGTTCACCGCGAGCGCTGGACCGTGCCGGAAGCTTTTGCCTATGCCGCGGAAGAATTACCCGCACTTTGGAGAAATGACCGGCTCAACATTCTGATGGATCATGACGGGGTACTGAGCGACCGGACTGTCTTCCCTACCCTGCCGGAACCTGCCGTGCTGCTGGGCGGCCATGATCACCTTCGGTTCGTCGTCAGAGAAGACCAACGAATTGCCCTGCATACCGGGTCTTATGGTGAAATCATCGACCTGGTCCGCTTCAGCTTTAAAGGCAATATCGCCCGCTACGAGCTTGAAAGCATTACCATAGACGACAGCCTGCCTGCCGACCCGGCATTTTTAGCCCTGGCGCAGGAGCTTGAAGAGATACATCTTCCGGAAAACCTTCGGGAAGTTGTTGCCTCCAACACCGTCATCCAAACACAGACACAGCTGATGCAGCAAATGGCGTCCTGGCTCAGGGAAAGCTCCGGAACCGATGCAGCTGCACTCAACAACACTACTTTCGGTGCGGCCCTGCCTTTAGGGGATGTGCGGCTTTTTGATATTCAGAGATCCATCCGTTTTGACGACAACATGTGGATTGCCACCCTGAGCGGTACAGATCTCATCACTTTAAAAAATAAAGCTAATCAGTTCGATTTCGACAACTGGGAGCGCTCTACCGGCGAGTACGTTGCAGGCAGTTTCCCGGATACGATTCAGCTTGACCAAACCTACACGCTCGCAGTTAACGGCTGGGTTGCCATTGGTACGCCCTTTAATCAGATGCGTTTTTTGGGCAGTGAAGGGCACGCTTTCGAACGGGCAGATCCTCCGGTCATGACCCGGGAGACGCTGATCAGCCGGCTGAATCAGGGATAA
- a CDS encoding GNAT family N-acetyltransferase — MNTIDHHAIQTVARVLAGSFAGDPGTAATLEGLPPEKKQSLLDRHAELHIRYAAQHGLLHLLDGDPRAFMIGGESSAENRLTEGLFKLKIVLVSVPVLGLRDFFRLIQNTRKLAAANDLSWYRKSVPKRHYRLKIIAVDPALRGTGAFRRLISPALSYADEHGLTVVLETHNPANVGLYEHFGFELIKTLGRPGLALEQYCMIRKAGEG; from the coding sequence ATGAATACGATTGATCACCATGCTATCCAAACCGTTGCCCGGGTGCTTGCCGGCAGCTTTGCAGGTGACCCCGGCACCGCAGCTACGCTGGAGGGTCTGCCGCCTGAAAAGAAACAAAGCCTGCTCGACCGGCACGCGGAACTCCATATCCGCTATGCCGCGCAGCACGGCCTGCTGCACCTGCTTGATGGCGACCCGCGGGCGTTTATGATAGGCGGGGAAAGTTCCGCCGAAAACCGGCTCACGGAAGGCTTATTCAAACTCAAAATTGTGCTTGTTTCGGTGCCGGTTTTGGGTCTGCGTGATTTTTTCCGGCTGATACAGAATACCCGCAAACTCGCAGCGGCCAACGACCTGAGCTGGTACAGGAAAAGCGTGCCGAAGCGGCATTACCGCCTCAAAATCATTGCAGTTGATCCCGCTCTGCGCGGCACAGGCGCCTTCCGGCGGCTGATCAGTCCGGCACTGAGCTACGCTGATGAGCACGGTCTCACAGTCGTGCTCGAAACCCATAACCCCGCAAATGTCGGCCTGTACGAGCACTTCGGCTTCGAGCTGATAAAAACGCTGGGACGTCCCGGGTTGGCACTGGAGCAGTATTGCATGATTAGGAAGGCGGGAGAAGGGTGA
- a CDS encoding M28 family peptidase: MFKPFRFVLTVALLLVSALPLHAQAPDAQGNLAERLSYHVHLLAADSLEGRPPGSRGSEIAMNYIAAHFETFGLQPFENGSHFQPFQLRHASVNLNATNVIGIVEGHDPQLRNEVIVIGAHYDHIGFNPGREGVERVYSGADDNASGTAMMMELARYFAENPEKTARTLLFIAFDAEEIGLRGAYHFVRNHGFDSTNNLRLMFSLDMVGMYEAYNGVDLKGIGSLAGGRSIAVPVSEQHGVRLKNTSADIEPRTDTWPFGEAGIPAVHVFTGLKSPYHQPQDTADLLDYEGMARITTYMKDLLTELSVQTALEPAPRFVRAVSPRGVRTDVGVLLSLGVSRHRYPDAFFAAGNAQFSAGAGLFAQLHFGHSFVLQPELFYDFNGSETEAGRFSRHSVSLPVNVQYNLVNEAGGLLRLYPSAGLYGRYSFAGKVAGEDLDLGGVHRDLEWGLNLGGGLQIYSFNIGYSWRRAFNTVSTDGLNSFAASNTLTVGYRF, from the coding sequence ATGTTTAAACCATTCCGATTCGTCCTCACAGTCGCGCTGCTGCTGGTATCGGCCCTGCCTCTTCATGCACAGGCGCCCGATGCGCAGGGTAATCTCGCCGAGCGGCTGTCCTATCACGTACATCTGCTGGCCGCCGATTCCCTCGAAGGGCGCCCGCCGGGCTCCCGCGGCAGCGAGATTGCCATGAACTATATCGCAGCGCACTTCGAAACCTTCGGGCTGCAGCCTTTTGAAAACGGCTCCCATTTTCAGCCCTTTCAGCTGCGTCATGCAAGCGTGAACCTCAATGCCACCAACGTGATTGGGATAGTCGAGGGGCACGATCCGCAGCTTCGCAACGAGGTCATCGTAATTGGCGCGCACTACGATCATATCGGGTTCAACCCCGGCAGAGAAGGCGTTGAGCGGGTGTACAGCGGCGCCGATGACAATGCCTCCGGCACAGCCATGATGATGGAACTCGCCCGCTACTTCGCGGAGAATCCCGAAAAGACCGCGCGAACGCTCCTGTTCATCGCTTTTGATGCCGAAGAAATCGGCCTGCGCGGCGCCTATCATTTTGTGCGCAACCACGGATTCGACTCGACCAATAACCTCCGGCTGATGTTCAGCCTCGATATGGTCGGCATGTATGAGGCATACAACGGGGTGGACCTCAAAGGCATCGGCTCGCTTGCGGGAGGCCGCAGCATTGCGGTACCGGTTTCGGAACAGCACGGCGTCCGCCTCAAAAACACCTCCGCCGATATCGAGCCCCGCACCGATACCTGGCCGTTCGGCGAAGCCGGCATCCCTGCCGTTCATGTATTCACCGGACTCAAATCCCCGTATCATCAGCCGCAGGATACCGCCGACCTGCTCGACTACGAAGGCATGGCGCGTATCACGACCTACATGAAAGATTTATTGACCGAACTTTCAGTGCAGACAGCCCTGGAGCCTGCCCCGCGTTTTGTGCGTGCGGTATCTCCGCGTGGTGTACGAACAGATGTTGGTGTATTGCTCAGTTTGGGGGTAAGCCGTCACCGGTATCCGGACGCCTTCTTTGCAGCGGGCAACGCGCAGTTTTCAGCGGGTGCCGGACTCTTCGCGCAGCTGCATTTTGGCCATTCGTTTGTGCTGCAACCGGAGTTGTTCTATGATTTCAACGGCAGCGAAACCGAAGCCGGACGCTTCAGCCGGCACTCTGTAAGTCTGCCGGTAAACGTGCAGTACAATCTCGTGAATGAAGCCGGCGGACTGTTAAGGCTGTACCCCTCGGCTGGTCTGTATGGCCGGTACTCCTTCGCCGGTAAAGTGGCCGGGGAAGATCTCGATTTGGGCGGTGTACACCGCGACCTGGAGTGGGGCCTGAATCTGGGCGGGGGACTTCAAATCTACAGCTTCAATATCGGCTACAGCTGGCGGCGGGCCTTCAACACTGTCTCCACCGATGGCCTCAACAGCTTCGCGGCCTCCAACACCCTAACCGTTGGCTACCGCTTCTGA